One Triticum dicoccoides isolate Atlit2015 ecotype Zavitan chromosome 5B, WEW_v2.0, whole genome shotgun sequence genomic window carries:
- the LOC119312694 gene encoding acyl-CoA-binding domain-containing protein 6-like has protein sequence MASSGIAYPDRFYAAAAYAGFGGAGAPSAAAISRFQNDVALLLYGLHQQATVGPCNVPKPRAWSPVEQSKWTSWHGLGSMPSAEAMRLFVKILEEEDPGWYSRIPEFINPQPVVDIEMHKPKEEPDIVPLTNGTGTSSIPEPKTISENGSSVETQDKVVILEGLSTVSAHEEWTALSVSGQRPKPRYEHGATVLQDKMYIFGGNHNGRYLSDLQVLDLKSLTWSKIDAKLQAGTSDSAKTAQVSPCAGHSLISCGNKFFSVAGHTKDPSDSITVKEFDPHTCTWSIVKTYGKPPVSRGGQSVTLVGTTLVVFGGEDAKRCLLNDLHILDLETMTWDDVDAIGTPPAPRSDHVAACHADRYLLIFGGGSHATCFNDLHVLDLQTMEWSRPKQQGPIPSPRAGHAGATVGENWYIVGGGNNKSGVSETLVLNMSTLAWSVVSTVEGRVPLASEGMTLLYSNYSGEDYLISFGGYNGRYSNEVYALKLSVKLDLQSSTKDQPTSDSTSRVLEPEVEISQDGKIREIAMDNADSKNRNDEANEQLLAALKAEKDELEATLNREGLQTVQLKEEITEAEARNAELTKELQAVRGQLAAEQSRCFKLEVDVAELRQKLQSLDALEREVELLRRQKAASEQEQAALDAKQKKQAGSGGVWGWLVGTPPDDDDSESS, from the exons ATGGCCAGCTCCGGCATCGCCTACCCCGACCGCTTCTACGCCGCCGCGGCATACGCCGGCTTCGGCGGCGCCGGcgccccctccgccgccgccatctcccgcTTCCAGAACGACGTCGCCCTCCTCCTCTACGGCCTCCACCAGCAG GCGACGGTCGGGCCCTGCAACGTGCCCAAGCCCAGGGCGTGGAGCCCCGTGGAGCAGAGCAAATGGACGAG CTGGCATGGGCTTGGAAGCATGCCGTCCGCGGAGGCGATGCGTCTCTTTGTCAAAATACTGGAG GAGGAAGATCCTGGATGGTACTCTAGAATCCCCGAGTTCATCAACCCTCAGCCTGTAGTAGATATTGAAATGCAT AAACCAAAGGAAGAGCCGGACATCGTACCTTTGACAAATGGAACTGGAACATCATCAATTCCAGAACCAAAAACCATTTCTGAAAACGGAAGTTCAGTGGAGACACAAGACAAAGTTGTTATTCTGGAAGGTCTTAGTACTGTCAGTGCTCACGAGGAATGGACTGCATTGTCTGTTAGCGGCCAGCGGCCTAAACCCCGCTATGAG CATGGAGCAACTGTTCTACAAGACAAAATGTATATATTTGGTGGAAACCACAATGGCCGTTATCTTAGTGACCTTCAG GTTTTGGATCTGAAGAGTTTGACTTGGTCCAAGATTGATGCCAAATTGCAAGCTGGAACATCTGATTCAGCTAAAACAGCACAAGTCTCTCCATGTGCTGGCCATTCTTTG ATATCATGCGGTAACAAATTCTTCTCTGTTGCTGGGCATACAAAAGATCCATCTGACAGCATTACAG TGAAGGAATTTGATCCACATACTTGTACCTGGTCGATTGTCAAGACTTACGGAAAACCACCG GTTTCTCGTGGAGGTCAGTCAGTGACTCTTGTTGGAACAACTCTAGTCGTGTTCGGTGGCGAAGATGCAAAGCGATGTCTTTTGAATGATTTGCACATTCTTGATCTTGAAACCATGACATGGGATGATGTGGATGCAAT AGGCACCCCTCCTGCTCCTAGATCAGACCATGTTGCTGCTTGCCACGCTGACCGCTATCTTCTAATTTTTGGCGGCGGATCTCATGCGACATGTTTTAATGACCTACATGTCCTTGATTTGCAGACG ATGGAATGGTCAAGACCCAAACAGCAGGGCCCGATTCCAAGCCCACGAGCTGGTCACGCAGGTGCAACTGTTGGAGAGAATTGGTACATTGTTGGTGGTGGCAATAACAAAAGCG GTGTCTCCGAAACACTTGTGCTTAACATGTCAACTCTGGCATGGTCGGTTGTTAGCACTGTAGAAGGACGTGTTCCTCTTGCCAGTGAG GGCATGACTTTATTGTACAGCAATTATAGTGGAGAAGATTATCTCATTTCTTTTGGAGGATACAATGGACGGTATAGCAATGAG GTGTATGCTCTTAAACTTAGTGTAAAGTTAGATTTGCAGTCAAGCACAAAGGACCAACCCACCTCAGATAGTACGTCTAGGGTGCTGGAACCTGAGGTTGAAATTtctcaagatgggaagatacgggaGATTGCCATGGACAATGCTGATTCG AAAAACAGAAATGATGAAGCAAATGAACAACTTTTGGCAGCCCTTAAAGCTGAGAAAGACGAACTAGAGGCAACGCTTAACAGGGAAGGACTGCAAACTGTACAGCTTAAAGAAGAGATAACTGAAGCAGAGGCCAGAAATGCTGAGCTGACAAAG GAACTTCAAGCAGTCCGTGGGCAACTTGCCGCAGAGCAGTCGAGATGTTTCAAACTGGAGGTGGACGTGGCGGAGCTGCGGCAAAAGCTCCAGAGTCTGGATGCGCTGGAGAGGGAGGTGGAGCTCCTTCGAAGGCAGAAGGCGGCTTCCGAGCAGGAGCAGGCGGCGCTGGACGCCAAGCAGAAGAAGCAAGCTGGCTCGGGCGGCGTGTGGGGCTGGCTTGTCGGAACCCCTCCAGACGACGATGATTCCGAGTCGTCGTGA